From a region of the Rhodococcus sp. 4CII genome:
- a CDS encoding alpha/beta fold hydrolase, with product MNCSPISSVDGRGPGRVLPQIAGVDERYTDEIQGRHASIDVPVTVVWGRDDAWIPVDHAEELARLIPGAAFEIIDDAGHRIQFDAPVALATAPHRWLTARSTRR from the coding sequence GTGAACTGCTCGCCGATCTCCTCGGTCGATGGACGAGGGCCGGGCCGCGTTCTACCGCAGATCGCCGGGGTCGACGAGCGGTACACCGACGAGATCCAGGGCCGGCACGCGTCGATCGACGTTCCGGTCACGGTCGTGTGGGGGAGGGACGACGCCTGGATCCCCGTCGACCACGCCGAGGAATTGGCCCGCCTGATCCCGGGCGCGGCGTTCGAGATCATCGACGACGCCGGGCATCGGATCCAGTTCGACGCGCCGGTCGCGCTGGCGACGGCCCCGCACAGGTGGCTCACGGCGCGGTCAACCCGTCGATGA
- the bla gene encoding class A beta-lactamase, with product MLTHRNHPKRRRIGRRGFSALALALPVLAGACTATAEQAPPTTSAATAPDVQSLDAKIDALEARYSTRIGVAAVNTATGEVYSHRGEERFAMCSTFKAYASAAVLRKVEDGTISLDDTVVVEPGDLVENSPVTAAAVGTPMTLGQIAEAALTQSDNTAGNYLLREVGGPQAITALARDVGDESTRLDRWETELNTAFRGDPRDTTTPNGLAQGVRALLLRDVLDAASRDQLLDWMRSSKTSDKRMRAGLPPGWSAADKTGGGGFGTANDAGVVWSPEGDPIALTILTDSLTDQEDAQGNNQAIADSTAAVIDGLTAP from the coding sequence ATGCTCACACACCGAAACCACCCGAAACGCAGGCGCATCGGCCGTCGCGGCTTCTCCGCTCTGGCTCTGGCGTTGCCCGTGCTGGCCGGCGCGTGCACGGCCACGGCGGAACAAGCCCCTCCCACGACATCGGCGGCGACGGCACCCGATGTTCAGTCGCTCGACGCGAAGATCGACGCCCTGGAGGCGCGATACTCCACCCGGATCGGGGTGGCGGCCGTCAATACCGCGACCGGCGAGGTCTACAGCCACCGGGGCGAGGAGCGGTTCGCGATGTGCTCGACGTTCAAGGCGTACGCGTCCGCCGCGGTTCTGCGCAAGGTCGAGGACGGAACGATCTCACTCGACGACACGGTTGTCGTCGAACCCGGCGACCTCGTCGAGAACTCGCCGGTCACCGCCGCAGCGGTCGGGACCCCGATGACCCTGGGGCAGATCGCCGAAGCGGCACTCACGCAGAGCGACAACACCGCCGGAAACTACCTCCTCCGCGAGGTCGGCGGGCCGCAGGCGATCACCGCCCTCGCCCGCGACGTCGGCGACGAGAGCACCCGATTGGATCGGTGGGAAACCGAACTCAACACCGCATTCCGCGGCGACCCGCGCGACACGACGACACCGAACGGACTCGCACAGGGTGTGCGGGCGCTGCTCCTGAGAGACGTCCTCGATGCGGCGAGCCGCGATCAACTTCTCGACTGGATGCGGTCGAGCAAGACCTCGGACAAGCGCATGCGCGCCGGACTGCCGCCCGGATGGTCTGCCGCCGACAAGACCGGCGGCGGCGGTTTCGGCACCGCGAACGATGCCGGCGTCGTGTGGAGTCCGGAGGGCGACCCGATCGCGCTCACCATCCTCACCGACAGCCTCACCGATCAGGAGGACGCGCAGGGAAACAACCAGGCCATCGCCGACAGCACCGCCGCCGTCATCGACGGGTTGACCGCGCCGTGA
- a CDS encoding LysR family transcriptional regulator codes for MIAMDLLRHLSFFVAVAEEGHFGNAAQRLGMTQPPLSQGVRRLEQRLGTELVQRGARGVGLTDAGRQLLPRARLLVADAARFEDEAQRIAGGRDAPVRWGVPHSVADGVVVRCVRVLRDADEARDTRVVTTTASTTELVDAVRAGSLDVAVVEHPALLTGLDSGPVLKLRRWVVVPDDHPVATTKKAQVRMLRGLTLATGPRSDNPPAHDLFVDLWRARGLDPDIVVAPGPRELLTHVSAGGHFGVTATAPTVMPGVAWVDLLRDELALRLRVVWRPGADVAVSAAALDRVLFKADR; via the coding sequence ATGATCGCCATGGATCTGCTCCGCCACCTGAGTTTCTTTGTCGCCGTGGCGGAAGAGGGGCACTTCGGTAACGCGGCACAGCGACTCGGGATGACCCAGCCACCGCTGTCGCAGGGTGTGCGGCGGCTCGAACAGCGACTCGGCACCGAATTGGTTCAGCGTGGTGCTCGCGGTGTCGGGCTCACCGACGCCGGACGCCAATTGCTTCCGCGTGCGCGGCTTCTCGTCGCCGACGCGGCGAGATTCGAGGACGAGGCGCAGCGCATCGCGGGTGGCCGAGATGCGCCGGTGCGCTGGGGTGTCCCGCACTCGGTGGCCGACGGGGTCGTGGTGCGGTGTGTTCGTGTGCTGCGAGACGCGGACGAGGCCCGCGACACCCGGGTGGTGACGACCACGGCGTCCACCACCGAACTCGTCGACGCCGTCCGGGCGGGCAGTCTCGATGTCGCTGTGGTCGAACATCCCGCCCTGCTGACCGGTCTCGACAGCGGACCGGTGCTGAAACTCCGGCGGTGGGTGGTGGTGCCGGACGACCATCCGGTGGCGACCACGAAGAAGGCGCAGGTGCGGATGCTGCGCGGGCTGACGCTGGCCACCGGCCCGCGGTCGGACAATCCGCCGGCACACGACCTGTTCGTCGACCTGTGGCGGGCCCGGGGTCTGGACCCCGACATCGTGGTCGCGCCGGGGCCGCGGGAACTCCTCACCCACGTTTCCGCCGGTGGGCATTTCGGCGTGACGGCGACGGCCCCCACGGTGATGCCGGGTGTGGCCTGGGTCGATCTGCTGCGTGACGAGCTCGCGCTGCGCCTGCGTGTCGTCTGGCGACCCGGCGCCGACGTCGCGGTGTCCGCCGCCGCCCTCGACCGGGTGTTGTTCAAGGCCGATCGATGA
- a CDS encoding serine hydrolase, with translation MTPSAEKRIRDVFADAGCIGWLHARRVGTPDQGAGDIAVGADDLVVLASVYKLPLFVSLCRAFDSGELSPTATVRVTPADCTPGPTGVSTFRDPVVLSWRDLALSMMTVSDNAAADLVLGRVGLESVERVLSDLGLTSTRVIGGTADAHSSLVIDAHAHTTAEAFAALADNDEAWTVSAYDPSYASATTPRDMTTLLDAIWTGRAVPGPHAAFVRQAMSAQVWQHRIRSGFPYSDVDVAGKTGTIGAIRNEVAVVTFPGEVPVAVAVFTRAARADPVLPVVDAAIGHAARIAVTELRSGRLD, from the coding sequence ATGACGCCGTCAGCGGAGAAGCGGATCCGCGACGTCTTCGCCGACGCCGGCTGCATCGGATGGTTGCACGCCCGCCGCGTCGGAACCCCGGACCAGGGCGCAGGTGACATCGCCGTCGGTGCGGACGATCTGGTGGTGCTGGCGTCGGTCTACAAACTTCCGCTGTTCGTATCCCTCTGCCGCGCTTTCGATTCCGGGGAGCTGTCGCCGACCGCGACCGTCCGGGTCACTCCGGCCGACTGCACCCCGGGGCCCACCGGGGTGTCGACGTTCCGTGACCCGGTCGTGCTGAGCTGGCGGGATCTCGCGCTGTCGATGATGACGGTGTCGGACAACGCGGCCGCGGACCTGGTTCTGGGGCGGGTAGGACTCGAGAGCGTCGAGCGGGTGCTGTCCGATCTCGGACTCACGAGCACCCGCGTCATCGGCGGCACCGCGGATGCGCACAGCAGTCTGGTGATCGACGCCCACGCGCACACCACCGCCGAAGCGTTCGCCGCACTCGCCGACAACGACGAGGCGTGGACCGTGTCCGCCTACGACCCGTCGTATGCGAGCGCGACCACGCCGCGGGACATGACCACGTTGCTCGATGCGATCTGGACGGGCAGGGCGGTGCCCGGGCCGCACGCCGCGTTCGTCCGGCAGGCGATGTCTGCGCAGGTGTGGCAGCACCGCATCCGCTCCGGGTTCCCGTACTCCGACGTGGACGTGGCCGGCAAGACCGGAACCATCGGCGCCATCCGCAACGAGGTCGCCGTCGTGACGTTTCCCGGTGAGGTCCCCGTCGCCGTCGCGGTGTTCACCCGGGCCGCCCGAGCGGATCCGGTCCTGCCCGTCGTCGATGCCGCGATCGGGCACGCCGCCCGGATCGCGGTGACCGAACTCCGCTCCGGGCGACTCGACTGA
- a CDS encoding precorrin-2 C(20)-methyltransferase, producing the protein MSSEQRVTGKLWGVGIGPGDPELVTVKAARVIAEADVVAFHSARHGKSISRAVAAPYLRDGQVEEHLVYPVTTETVDHPGGYQGAMDEFYEEASRRLAAHLEAGRSVALLAAGDPLFYSSYMHMHKRLAQRFEAEVIPGVTSISAASAALAMPLVEGEEILTVLPGTLPQGELTRRLRETDAAAILKLGRTYPAVRQALKDSGRIDETWYVERASTTRQKIDAADDVSDGDVPYFSIAIVPSPSNARRGDAPPQGELVVVGLGPGDQAWTTPEVQHELSLATDLVGYGPYIDRVPERPGQRRHSSDNRVEAERAAMALDLAKNGARVAVVSSGDPGVFAMAAAVLEVAAEEQWRGVPVRVLPGMTAANAVASRVGAPLGHDYAVLSLSDRLKPWDVVAQRISAVASADMAFAVYNPASKSRTWQVAAMRDLVLEHRSPDTPVIIGRDVAGAQESVRVVRLADLDPAEIDMRCLLIVGSSMTTVVENEHGPRVFTPRRYPG; encoded by the coding sequence ATGAGCTCCGAACAGCGGGTGACCGGGAAACTGTGGGGCGTCGGCATCGGACCGGGTGACCCGGAACTGGTGACCGTCAAGGCTGCGAGGGTGATCGCCGAGGCCGACGTGGTGGCGTTCCACAGTGCCCGGCACGGCAAGAGCATCTCCCGCGCGGTCGCGGCGCCGTACCTGCGTGACGGCCAGGTCGAGGAGCACCTCGTCTATCCGGTCACCACCGAGACCGTCGACCACCCGGGCGGATACCAGGGGGCGATGGACGAGTTCTACGAGGAAGCATCGCGGCGGCTCGCCGCGCATCTCGAGGCCGGCCGTTCGGTGGCGCTGCTCGCGGCGGGTGACCCGCTGTTCTACAGCTCCTACATGCACATGCACAAGCGGCTGGCGCAGCGCTTCGAGGCGGAGGTGATTCCCGGGGTCACGTCGATCAGCGCCGCCTCGGCCGCACTGGCGATGCCGCTCGTCGAGGGCGAGGAAATCCTCACCGTCCTCCCCGGCACCCTTCCGCAGGGCGAACTGACCCGCCGGCTGCGGGAGACCGATGCCGCCGCGATCCTGAAACTCGGGCGTACCTACCCGGCCGTCCGGCAGGCGTTGAAGGACTCCGGGCGCATCGACGAGACCTGGTACGTCGAGCGGGCCAGCACGACCCGGCAGAAGATCGACGCCGCCGACGACGTCTCGGACGGCGACGTCCCCTATTTCTCGATCGCCATCGTGCCCAGTCCGTCGAACGCCCGGCGCGGCGACGCGCCGCCGCAGGGCGAACTCGTCGTCGTCGGGCTCGGCCCCGGCGATCAGGCCTGGACGACCCCGGAAGTGCAGCACGAACTGTCGCTGGCCACCGACCTCGTCGGCTACGGCCCGTACATCGACCGGGTCCCCGAACGTCCGGGCCAGCGGCGCCACTCCAGCGACAACCGGGTCGAGGCCGAACGCGCCGCGATGGCGCTCGACCTCGCGAAGAACGGGGCCCGCGTCGCCGTCGTGTCGTCCGGTGACCCGGGCGTGTTCGCTATGGCCGCCGCCGTGCTCGAAGTCGCGGCCGAAGAACAGTGGCGCGGCGTTCCGGTCCGGGTCCTGCCCGGGATGACGGCCGCGAACGCCGTCGCGAGCCGGGTCGGCGCCCCCCTCGGGCACGACTACGCCGTCCTGTCGCTGTCGGACCGGCTCAAGCCGTGGGACGTGGTGGCGCAGCGCATCTCGGCAGTGGCGAGCGCCGACATGGCCTTCGCCGTGTACAACCCCGCGTCGAAGTCGCGCACCTGGCAGGTCGCGGCGATGCGCGACCTCGTTCTCGAACACCGCTCCCCCGACACCCCGGTGATCATCGGCCGCGACGTGGCCGGCGCGCAGGAGTCGGTGCGGGTCGTACGGCTCGCCGACCTCGACCCGGCCGAGATCGACATGCGCTGCCTGCTCATCGTGGGTTCTTCCATGACGACCGTCGTCGAGAACGAGCACGGGCCGAGGGTGTTCACACCCCGTCGGTATCCCGGCTGA
- a CDS encoding precorrin-8X methylmutase, with protein MIEYIRDGAEIYRQSFATIRAEADLSAFPEDVSQAVVRMIHASGQVDLVDDIAFTPGAVKAARAALAGGAPILCDAQMVAAGVTRKRLPADNEVLCTLRDPRVPVLAEQIGNTRSAAALELWGSKLEGAVVAIGNAPTALFYLLDMIESGAPRPAAIVGGPVGFIGAAESKEALIEHSSGLDYLVVRGRRGGSAITAAALNAIASEVE; from the coding sequence ATGATCGAGTACATCCGAGACGGCGCGGAGATCTACCGCCAGTCCTTCGCCACGATCCGCGCCGAGGCGGATCTCAGTGCCTTTCCCGAGGACGTCTCGCAGGCCGTGGTCCGCATGATCCACGCGAGCGGTCAGGTCGATCTCGTGGACGACATCGCGTTCACCCCCGGTGCCGTGAAGGCTGCCCGCGCGGCGCTGGCGGGTGGCGCCCCGATCCTGTGCGACGCGCAGATGGTGGCCGCCGGCGTCACTCGCAAGCGGCTCCCGGCGGACAACGAGGTGCTCTGCACACTGCGTGATCCGCGGGTGCCGGTGCTGGCGGAACAGATCGGGAACACTCGCTCGGCGGCCGCGCTCGAATTGTGGGGCAGCAAACTGGAGGGGGCCGTCGTCGCGATCGGCAACGCCCCGACCGCCCTGTTCTACCTGCTCGACATGATCGAATCCGGCGCACCGCGACCTGCCGCGATCGTCGGCGGTCCCGTCGGTTTCATCGGCGCGGCGGAATCGAAGGAAGCGTTGATCGAGCACTCCAGTGGACTCGACTATCTGGTGGTCCGCGGCCGCCGCGGCGGCAGCGCCATCACGGCCGCGGCCCTGAACGCGATTGCGAGCGAGGTCGAATGA
- the cobG gene encoding precorrin-3B synthase: MVDSRSRPDACPGALQVHQAADGALARVRLPGGVLTATQLQTLAESARDLGNGEIELTSRGNAQLRAVGDPREFARRLAEVGLLPSETHERVRNILVSPLTGRIGGLADLRDLVDDLDRTLCANSVLAELPGRTLFTLDDGRGDVSALGGDFGVHAVSQTEVALVLAGRDSGARIARTETVSVLLDAARVFLELRDRHWRLAEIADGVDRTLAALALTPTVEPVSGFDEHRPPIGWLDQPDGDVTLGGGLAFGILDARLAEFLAAVEKPVIVTPWKSVLLCDLDEWSAEQVVRVLAPMGLIFDEDSPWLNVSACTGQPGCEKALADVRSDARDAVASGELPVAGRQHWSGCDRCCGRPKGAVADVVATETGYRVEEP; the protein is encoded by the coding sequence ATGGTCGACTCCCGTTCCCGCCCCGATGCGTGCCCCGGCGCGCTGCAGGTCCACCAGGCCGCCGACGGTGCGCTCGCCCGGGTCCGCCTCCCCGGAGGTGTGCTGACCGCCACCCAGTTGCAGACGCTCGCGGAGTCGGCCCGCGACCTCGGGAACGGCGAGATCGAACTGACCTCCCGGGGCAACGCACAACTGCGGGCGGTCGGTGACCCACGGGAGTTCGCCCGGCGCCTCGCCGAGGTAGGCCTCCTGCCGTCGGAGACGCACGAGCGGGTGCGCAACATCCTCGTCTCCCCGCTGACCGGTCGGATCGGTGGTCTCGCGGATCTGCGGGATCTGGTCGACGACCTCGACCGGACGTTGTGCGCGAACTCCGTGCTGGCCGAACTGCCCGGCCGCACCCTGTTCACCCTCGACGACGGGCGCGGCGACGTTTCGGCGCTCGGCGGCGACTTCGGCGTCCATGCGGTCAGCCAGACGGAGGTGGCCCTGGTCCTCGCAGGCCGGGACAGCGGCGCCCGGATCGCGAGGACGGAGACGGTGTCCGTGCTGCTCGACGCCGCCCGCGTCTTCCTGGAACTGCGTGATCGGCACTGGCGGCTGGCCGAGATCGCCGACGGGGTCGACCGGACGCTGGCGGCGCTCGCACTCACCCCGACCGTGGAACCGGTGAGCGGCTTCGACGAGCACCGGCCACCCATCGGGTGGCTGGACCAACCGGACGGCGACGTGACGCTCGGCGGCGGTCTGGCGTTCGGGATCCTCGACGCCCGGCTGGCGGAGTTTCTCGCCGCGGTCGAGAAGCCGGTGATCGTCACGCCATGGAAATCGGTGCTGCTGTGCGACCTCGACGAGTGGTCCGCCGAGCAGGTGGTGCGCGTCCTCGCCCCGATGGGCCTGATCTTCGACGAGGATTCCCCCTGGCTGAACGTCAGTGCGTGTACCGGGCAGCCCGGTTGCGAGAAGGCGCTCGCCGATGTCCGCTCCGACGCACGGGACGCCGTCGCGAGCGGTGAACTCCCGGTGGCGGGGCGGCAGCACTGGTCGGGCTGCGACCGCTGCTGTGGGCGGCCCAAGGGTGCGGTCGCCGACGTCGTCGCCACCGAGACGGGTTACCGGGTGGAGGAGCCGTGA
- a CDS encoding cobaltochelatase subunit CobN — MILLLSTSDTDLLSARASGADYRWANPARLLVEEDLPGLLDGADLVVVRILGGRRAWEEGLDAVLASGLPVVVLGGEHAPDAELMECSTVAAGVSAEAHNYLAEGGADNLAQLHHFLSDTVLLTGHGFEAPVQLPSWGVAPFAPDAGADRPTIAVLYYRAQHLAGNTRYIEALCDAVDAAGGTPLPIFCASLRTAEPELLTTLRRADAMVVTVLAAGGTKPAGASAGGDDEAWDVTALAALDVPILQGLCLTSSRESWESNDDGLSPLDVATQVAVPEFDGRLITVPFSFKEIDADGLSTYVPDAERASRVAGIAVRHARLRRIPAPERRIALMLSAYPTKHARIGNAVGLDTPASAIRLLTEMRAAGYDLGPADGPDAVPGLVARDGDALIHALIAAGGQDPDWLTDEQLEGNPIRISAARYREWFSALPAELREGVEEHWGPAPGELYVDRSQDPAGEIVIAAMQFGNLVLMVQPPRGFGEKPVAIYHDPDLPPSHHYLAAYRWIAADAAAGGFGADAVVHLGKHGNLEWLPGKTLGMSASCGTDAALGDLPLIYPFLVNDPGEGTQAKRRAHATLVDHLIPPMARAESYGDISRLEQLLDEHSNISALDPSKLPAIRQQIWTLMRAAKMDHDLGLEERPEEDVFDDMLLHVDGWLCEIKDVQIRDGLHVLGAAPRDDAEVELVLAMLRARQMWGGEQNVPGLREALGLSEDGDESRTRVDEIEQQAHALVQGMHDADWNPDAADTLTGDATVAKILRFAATEVAPRLRETDNEIAQVLHALDGGFIAAGPSGSPLRGLINVLPTGRNFYSVDPKAVPSRLAWETGQAMAESLLDRYKSDHGEWPRSVGLSVWGTSAMRTSGDDIAEVFALLGVRPVWDEASRRVVNLEVIDLEELGRPRIDVTVRISGFFRDAFPHVLALLDDAVRLVAALDEPAESNFVRAHAQADLAEHGDERRATTRIFGSKPGTYGAGLLQLIDSKSWRGDADLADVYTTWGGFAYGRGLDGAPAADDMRTAYRRITVAAKNTDTREHDIADADDYFQYHGGMVATVRALTGKSPEAYIGDSTRPESVRTRTLSEETSRVFRARVVNPRWLEAMRRHGYKGAFEMAATVDYLFGYDATTNVVADWMYEKLAESYVLDEQNRKFMEQSNPWALHGIAERLLEAAERDMWEHPEQRTLDGLRQVYLETEGELEGD; from the coding sequence GTGATCCTGCTGCTCTCCACCTCCGACACCGACCTGCTCAGCGCACGCGCCAGCGGGGCGGACTACCGCTGGGCCAACCCGGCCCGGCTGCTGGTCGAGGAGGACCTGCCGGGACTGCTCGACGGCGCCGACCTGGTCGTGGTGCGTATCCTCGGCGGCCGCCGGGCCTGGGAGGAGGGCCTCGACGCGGTCCTGGCCAGCGGGCTGCCCGTGGTGGTCCTCGGCGGCGAGCATGCCCCGGACGCCGAGTTGATGGAATGCTCGACGGTCGCGGCCGGTGTCTCGGCGGAGGCGCACAACTATCTCGCCGAGGGCGGCGCCGACAACCTCGCCCAGCTGCACCACTTCCTGTCGGACACCGTGCTGCTGACCGGACACGGTTTCGAGGCGCCGGTCCAACTGCCGAGCTGGGGTGTCGCGCCGTTCGCCCCCGATGCCGGCGCGGACCGCCCCACGATCGCGGTTCTCTACTACCGCGCCCAGCACCTGGCCGGGAACACCCGCTACATCGAGGCGCTCTGCGACGCCGTCGACGCGGCGGGCGGCACACCGCTGCCGATCTTCTGTGCGTCGCTGCGCACCGCCGAACCGGAGTTGCTGACGACGCTGCGCCGCGCGGACGCGATGGTGGTCACCGTGCTCGCCGCCGGCGGCACCAAACCGGCGGGCGCCTCTGCCGGCGGCGACGACGAGGCATGGGACGTCACCGCGCTGGCCGCGCTGGACGTGCCGATCCTGCAGGGGCTGTGCCTGACCAGCAGCCGTGAGTCGTGGGAATCCAACGACGACGGATTGTCGCCGCTCGATGTCGCCACCCAGGTCGCGGTCCCCGAATTCGACGGCCGCCTGATCACGGTGCCGTTCTCGTTCAAGGAGATCGACGCCGACGGGCTGTCCACCTATGTGCCGGACGCCGAGCGCGCCTCCCGGGTGGCGGGCATCGCCGTCCGGCACGCCCGGCTCCGGCGCATCCCCGCTCCGGAGCGCCGGATAGCCCTGATGCTGTCGGCGTACCCGACGAAGCACGCGCGCATCGGCAACGCCGTCGGGCTCGACACCCCGGCCAGTGCCATCCGGTTGCTCACCGAGATGCGGGCCGCCGGATACGATCTGGGCCCCGCGGACGGGCCCGACGCCGTCCCCGGTCTCGTTGCCCGGGACGGCGACGCGCTGATCCACGCCCTCATCGCCGCAGGCGGCCAGGACCCGGACTGGCTGACCGACGAGCAACTCGAGGGGAACCCGATCCGGATCTCCGCCGCGCGTTACCGCGAGTGGTTCTCGGCGCTGCCCGCCGAACTGCGCGAGGGTGTCGAGGAGCACTGGGGCCCCGCCCCGGGCGAGCTGTACGTCGACCGGTCCCAGGACCCTGCCGGTGAAATCGTGATCGCCGCAATGCAGTTCGGCAATCTCGTGCTGATGGTGCAGCCGCCGCGCGGATTCGGGGAGAAGCCGGTCGCGATCTACCACGACCCCGACCTGCCGCCGAGCCACCACTACCTCGCCGCCTATCGGTGGATCGCGGCAGACGCCGCCGCCGGTGGTTTCGGCGCCGACGCCGTCGTCCACCTCGGCAAGCACGGCAACCTCGAATGGCTGCCGGGGAAGACGCTCGGCATGTCCGCGTCGTGCGGCACCGACGCCGCGCTCGGCGACCTGCCGCTGATCTACCCGTTCCTCGTCAACGACCCGGGGGAGGGCACGCAGGCCAAGCGCCGCGCCCACGCGACCCTCGTCGATCACCTGATCCCGCCGATGGCCCGCGCCGAGAGTTACGGCGACATCTCGCGGCTCGAGCAACTCCTCGACGAGCACTCGAACATCTCCGCGCTCGACCCGTCCAAGCTGCCGGCCATCCGCCAGCAGATCTGGACGTTGATGCGCGCCGCCAAGATGGACCATGACCTAGGGCTGGAGGAACGTCCCGAGGAGGACGTGTTCGACGACATGCTGTTGCACGTCGACGGCTGGCTGTGCGAGATCAAGGACGTCCAGATCCGGGACGGCCTCCACGTGCTCGGTGCGGCGCCCCGGGACGACGCCGAGGTCGAACTGGTGCTCGCCATGCTGCGCGCCCGGCAGATGTGGGGCGGCGAGCAGAACGTCCCCGGACTCCGCGAGGCGCTCGGGCTCAGCGAGGACGGCGACGAGTCCCGCACCCGCGTGGACGAGATCGAGCAGCAGGCGCATGCGCTGGTGCAGGGCATGCACGACGCCGACTGGAATCCGGACGCCGCCGACACCCTCACCGGCGACGCCACGGTCGCGAAGATCCTGCGCTTCGCGGCCACCGAGGTGGCGCCACGCCTGCGGGAGACGGACAACGAGATCGCTCAGGTGCTGCACGCGCTCGACGGCGGTTTCATCGCCGCCGGACCGAGCGGGTCGCCGCTGCGCGGGTTGATCAACGTGCTCCCGACGGGCCGGAACTTCTACTCCGTCGACCCGAAGGCCGTGCCGTCCCGGCTCGCCTGGGAGACCGGCCAGGCGATGGCCGAGTCGTTGCTGGACCGCTACAAGTCCGATCACGGGGAGTGGCCGCGGTCGGTGGGTCTGTCGGTGTGGGGCACGTCCGCGATGCGCACCTCCGGTGACGACATCGCCGAGGTGTTCGCGCTCCTCGGCGTCCGCCCGGTGTGGGACGAGGCGAGCCGGCGCGTGGTGAACCTCGAGGTGATCGACCTCGAGGAACTGGGCCGTCCGCGCATCGACGTCACGGTCCGGATCAGCGGCTTCTTCCGGGACGCGTTCCCGCACGTTCTGGCGCTGCTCGACGACGCCGTCCGGCTCGTCGCCGCATTGGACGAACCGGCCGAGAGCAACTTCGTGCGTGCCCATGCACAGGCGGATCTCGCCGAGCACGGCGACGAACGGCGCGCGACCACCCGCATCTTCGGGTCCAAGCCGGGCACCTACGGGGCCGGACTGCTGCAGCTGATCGATTCCAAGAGCTGGCGCGGCGACGCCGACCTCGCCGACGTGTACACCACGTGGGGTGGCTTCGCGTACGGTCGCGGCCTCGACGGCGCACCCGCTGCCGACGACATGCGGACGGCATACCGGCGAATCACCGTGGCGGCCAAGAACACCGACACCCGCGAACACGACATCGCCGACGCCGACGACTACTTCCAGTACCACGGCGGCATGGTCGCGACCGTGCGGGCGCTCACCGGGAAGTCGCCCGAGGCGTACATCGGCGACAGCACCCGGCCCGAGTCGGTGCGCACCCGGACCCTGTCGGAGGAGACGTCCCGCGTCTTCCGTGCCCGGGTCGTGAACCCGCGGTGGCTCGAGGCGATGCGCCGCCACGGCTACAAGGGTGCATTCGAGATGGCGGCGACCGTCGACTACCTGTTCGGATACGACGCCACCACCAATGTCGTCGCCGACTGGATGTACGAGAAACTCGCCGAGTCGTACGTGCTGGACGAGCAGAACCGCAAGTTCATGGAACAGTCCAATCCGTGGGCCCTGCACGGCATCGCCGAACGCCTCCTCGAGGCGGCCGAGCGCGACATGTGGGAGCACCCCGAGCAGCGGACCCTCGACGGACTGCGACAGGTCTACCTCGAAACCGAAGGCGAACTCGAAGGGGACTGA
- a CDS encoding PPOX class F420-dependent oxidoreductase — MGRVTTEFDRVSSAKYVLLTTFRKDGTPVATPLWAAADGDRLLMWTVTDSYKVKRIRRNPEVTVAACDARGKPKGPEVPARAVILDAADTDHTRDVIARKYGILGWLTMKGSLLRRGKTGTIGLAVTADDR, encoded by the coding sequence ATGGGCCGGGTGACCACAGAATTCGATCGGGTGTCGTCCGCGAAGTATGTCCTGCTCACCACGTTTCGGAAAGACGGCACCCCGGTGGCGACGCCGCTGTGGGCTGCCGCCGACGGTGACCGTCTGCTGATGTGGACGGTCACCGACTCCTACAAGGTCAAACGCATCCGCCGCAATCCGGAGGTGACGGTGGCCGCGTGCGATGCGCGCGGCAAGCCGAAGGGCCCCGAGGTTCCCGCCCGCGCCGTCATCCTCGACGCCGCGGACACCGATCACACGCGCGACGTGATCGCCCGCAAGTACGGCATCCTCGGCTGGCTCACGATGAAGGGCAGCCTGCTGCGCCGAGGGAAGACCGGCACCATCGGACTCGCCGTCACGGCCGACGACCGGTAG